Proteins found in one Lycium ferocissimum isolate CSIRO_LF1 chromosome 6, AGI_CSIRO_Lferr_CH_V1, whole genome shotgun sequence genomic segment:
- the LOC132059475 gene encoding probable trehalose-phosphate phosphatase H, translating into MTQQNVVVSDPKSGINLTIPVKVAVAAQKPPPAPGSCITISRKTLVEINGNKINSWVDSMRASSPTHHKSSTPPLSDDLTSWMVQHPSALDMFEQIISASKGKQIVMFLDYDGTLSPIVEDPDQAFMSDAMRATVRKLARYFPTAIVSGRCRDKVYNFVRLAELYYAGSHGMDIKGPSKGSKYKKGGQAVLFQAASEFIPMIDEVYKALHDATKSIEGVRMENNKFCASVHFRSVDEKKWGELAQVVRSVLKEYPKLRLSQGRKVFEIRPTIKWDKGKALEFLLESLGYANCTDVFPVYIGDDRTDEDAFKVLRERDQGFGILVSKIPKDTHASYSLQEPSEVMVFLRRLVEWKKLTLRRQFRIRRQIEEIKASLRN; encoded by the exons ATGACTCAACAAAATGTTGTAGTGTCCGATCCCAAATCCGGTATTAATTTGACAATACCGGTGAAGGTAGCAGTAGCTGCCCAGAAGCCGCCACCGGCACCGGGCAGTTGCATCACAATATCAAGAAAGACACTTGTTGAAATCAATGGCAATAAAATCAACTCTTGGGTTGATTCAATGAGAGCTTCCTCTCCTACACATCACAAGTCATCCACTCCTCCTCTTTCAGATGACTTGACTTCTTGGAtg GTGCAACATCCATCAGCACTGGATATGTTTGAGCAGATAATAAGTGCTTCAAAGGGAAAGCAAATTGTGATGTTTTTAGACTATGATGGCACTCTTTCCCCTATTGTTGAGGACCCTGATCAAGCTTTCATGTCTGATGCT ATGAGAGCAACAGTGAGAAAGCTTGCTAGATATTTCCCTACTGCAATAGTGAGTGGCAGGTGCAGAGATAAG GTATACAACTTTGTACGATTGGCAGAGTTGTACTATGCTGGAAGCCATGGTATGGATATAAAAGGGCCATCAAAAGGTTCCAAATACAAGAAA GGAGGTCAAGCTGTTCTGTTCCAAGCAGCAAGTGAATTTATCCCTATGATTGATGAGGTTTACAAAGCACTTCATGATGCAACAAAGTCTATAGAAGGAGTTAGAATGGAGAATAACAAATTTTGTGCCTCTGTACATTTCCGCTCTGTTGATGAAAAG AAATGGGGTGAGCTAGCACAAGTAGTAAGGTCAGTGCTTAAAGAATATCCAAAGCTTCGATTATCACAAGGGAGAAAAGTATTTGAGATTCGTCCAACTATTAAATGGGACAAAGGCAAAGCTCTTGAATTCTTGCTTGAATCCCTGG GATATGCTAACTGTACTGATGTCTTTCCTGTATATATTGGTGATGATCGAACCGATGAAGATGCTTTCAAG GTCCTAAGAGAAAGAGATCAAGGTTTTGGCATTCTtgtctccaaaattccaaaagacACACATGCATCTTATTCTTTGCAAGAACCATCTGAG GTTATGGTGTTTCTACGACGTTTGGTAGAGTGGAAAAAGTTGACACTAAGAAGACAGTTTAGAATTCGAAGACAAATTGAGGAGATAAAAGCATCTCTACGGAACTAA